The DNA segment ACCACTAACCCTTCAGCTATCAATAACTCTCAAATCACAGATCAGGGAGCCttgtgaataaataaaatacaaaatcacATCTACATTGTGGCATGTATTCTAAGAAGATGAGGTCAAGGGTCGAATTAAGCTAAAGAATTTCCAGAACATGTAAAttcaaaagaatattttaatagGTGTAATCTTCACGAATATGCATTTGACCAATTATATAAGAGTTGTTATAGTTAACCATGTGCATCTACCTATGCACCCAGTGCTGTTACATTTGCTTTATCccttattaaacttttaaaaacattaaagagGGAGCCTCATTTCTCACATAGGCTAAGGAATCTCTTCTAGGCAGAAATGAAGTTGTGCCACTTTCCAGCTGAAGGTGATCTGCTCAAACATTTCCTTATTGTGAGAAATGACCACTCACATAAAAATTTCAGAGATGTATTAAACCTCAACAACACAACAAAAGGACTGAataagggaaaagggaaagcccTGCGTGCTTAGCTGCAGCCAGAGGCACATCTGCCAAATGGCAGCTCTGCCTTTTATTCCCCTGGTGTTGCATCAgccaaatacatattcataagtAATTATACATATTCAGACATTTCCCTTATCTAACCCTGGCCTCTCCCAGAGTCTGCCAGTTGACTCTTCTTTGCTGTCCATTTGGTGGAGACTTTCTTACAGTCTGGAGGTGAGGTGTTATCATGCCAAGCCCACCCAGCAACAAAGTTCACCCATTCCCAACTGCCCCAAGCAAGGGGCAAATGTACACGCCGTCCCTCCACATGACCCTGACAACCCTGACAGCCAGGTTTGTCTGATGGCGACAGCAtagagggaggaaaaaggagcCATAAGGAAAACAGAGGGTATCCAAAACAACCTACAATAATGAAGTTACATATCAACATAACTTCAAATCTCAGCAATACTTTCCTTAAGAGACccaatattcatcccttaattgcaAGAGCCAATCATAATTTTATCAATTTTTACCATTATCTTCACCCTTTAGGAAGAAGCGGAaggagatgagctttaaggccccttcccaCCTAAACCAGTCTAGGATTCTCAAAATCCTCCTTGATTTGGGAGCACCAGCACACAGTGGGTGCTGGTGACAACAGGCTCAGCTTCATCATCTGTGTCAGACATCATGTGCAGAGAGAATGGAACATcaggcaaaaaaatatttattcatagCAATCACCACAAATTAACAAGCCTTACCTGCGTTTCTAAAGACTCCCACGATGCATGCGAAGGGACGACGCTTGCTGCAGCCGCCAAGTTGGGAAAGGGCAGCAGTGAGGGAAGAAGGATCGGCCGAGCCCTCAGAGCACCAGGGGCAGGAACGGCCGAGCCCTTGGAGCAAcgggaacaggaatgggaatgggaacggccAAGCCCTCAGAGCAACGGGAAAAGGAATGGCTGAGCCCTCAGAGCAAGCAacaggaacgggaacgggaagaGGAAAGGGAACAGCTGAGTCTTCAGAAGAACGGGAATGGGAAGAGCTGAGCACTCAGAGCaacaggagcagctgagccctgaTGGCAGCACCTGAAGCCAGGGAATAAAGATTAATCTAGGGAATAGAATTTCATCAGGGAGCACCTGcatcaaggccaggctggacagggcttgagggaacctggtttagtggaaggtgGCCCAGGCCACAGCAGGGGGTGGACTGAGATGAACATTaagctcccttccagcccaaaccattccatactcacccagctgccctgggcagtgacaTCATCTCCTCGTGTGCCCAGATGAGGTGTTTGTCACAGGAACAGGGAAAAGGTTCCTCTGCTTAATGCCGAACAGAAGATAGGCTGGAGGTTCCTGTGCCACACTCTCGGTAGAAGGAAAGGTAAGTGTGCTGGGGCACGTTCTGGGAGCTGTCAAAGCCACAGAAATACCAATTAGTGAGGCAAGGACCAGGGTGCATCATTTCcactcttttctttcccaccTCGAAGAAAGGTTGCCTGCAACATCAGTAGCAAAAACGTCACTTGTGTTGTTAACTCTGCTAAAATCTGTGTCCTGgtgggagggcagggatgggaatgtGCTCCCTAGGCCAGTGtcagccctgcctgctgagGAGGCAGCCACTGGCATGTGAGGAAACACGGAGCAGCCAAGAGGCAACTGAGGGGCCCAGGTGAGCACACACAGGTGGGCAAGGCCCCAGCATGGCAAAGTTCAGACCCCTGCCAGAGCCACTCCTTTATTCTGCTCCTGTTCCAGTGCACTCAGCTGGGGAGCTGCCGTGGAAATGCCTTGATTCATCACGGACTGTTTAAACACAAATAATAAAATCCAGCTTTCATGAAGGAGAGAAACCCAGACTGGGGTTTGCTAAGATGAGATTCTTACATGGGAAGATTTCAACCCAACACAGAACTGCATTTTTGCCTTTCTGCATTGGTGTCTTTCTGCTCctcagttctttcttctcgCCCTGCTGTAGCTGTACAGAATGGTCAGATTCCCTGTTTCACACCCTGCAGCATCACAGGGTATTTCCAATTATCCATGGGAGCAGGAGGCACTGAGACCAGGCTGCTGTGTGGGGAAGCAGGACTGGAGACATTTGTCCCCAAAGCCAGGATGAAAAAATGAGGGACAGATGAGCAGGGTCCCTCCCAGTGGTTTCTGACCCAGTGATGGGGAAATGCCAAATGCCATGAGGGTGTTTGGCCTGGTAAAACAACATGCTTGAAACACAGGGCATCACTCAGGGACACACACAGCCTGTGTCCCatcctggggcagggcagagagaggACAAGAAACAACTTCTGCATTTCCACAGCAGCATTTCCCAATCACTGTTTATGCCACCTGGGTCACTCCTCTGATCACCTGGATTGCTGCTTTCCAAACCCCACCTTCTTGGAGCCCTGGTACCTCACTCTGACAACAACTGCACCCACCTACATTTTTTCTAACTCCCTGTTTCCTTTGAAAGACACCTGGGACAGTCCAAGCCTTTGAAAGCCAGGGAGATGTGGCACTATTGCTAGGAGGGAAACAGCAGGCGCACTCTTGGCTTCCTTCTGCTCTTCCAAGATATACACTTTTTACTTCTTGATGCTGCAAGATTGGGTAAGAAGGCAAAACAAAGGGATTTGCAAACTCTCTCAATATTGCAGAGGTGCAATTAAGAGTAAGACCTGGCCCATGTGGTGTGATCCGTGGCTTTGGTTTGGGACTGGAGTGCCAGAGCTCTCCAGCTGTATGTGGAAAGCAGTGCAATCATGGGTCACATTTCTAGTTCCTTCTCGTGCTGCTGACTGAGGGCAGGAGGCTTGAACACAAGGCTTGAAGCACTGGGaatgctggtgctgctcccagACTGGCTCTGGGATTTTCCACAAGCCATGCACGTGGccagaaatgttttccttaaGCTCAAGAGCTTTGTGTGCCTCACCCATGCATTCCAAAtgccccttccctcctgcaccaGAAGCTGCTTCTGAAGTTGACTCTTCTCATTGCAGTCAATTCTTAGGGGACCCTTGCACTCAAGAGTCgatggaaaattatttccagtGCATTTGTCCTCCTGATTAAGCATGGAATATATTTATGCCTCTCGAGTCTTCAGTTTTACTTTGCTGCTCAGCATCAGGACCTGCAAGGTGTGTGCAAGGAGCTCAGGGCCTTGGCTCCTGGCTGGTGGCAGACACTGCTCCCGTGTGGAATTGGGGCTGGATTAACCTTGCGCTGATGCTTTGGGCTTAGTGgagcccacagccctgccagcccagcaggtccagcacagctgctccctcagcctcagGGCTGTTTTGCAGCCCCCTCACAGAGAGCAGGGCTGCATCCAAAtcactccagcactgccctggcacaTAGCAAGAGGGAGAGAAGCACTCCTGGTGGCTTTGGGAGCATTTTGCCTGAAAGTGTTGGGGAGATTTCTGTGTATATCAGGAGAGGCATGTCCAAGTTGTTATTGGCTGTGCTGGCCACTTGCCTCTCTCTTGCCCAGCTCTCAGCGCTGCTTTTCCCACCAGCAGCTTCCCAATGTCTCACCCAGCAGCAAAGCTTAGAAGGCTTTGCATTTCTACATGGATAACCAACAAATCCCTGTGTTTGTCAGATGTTTCTCCCCAGTCTTTCCTTCTTTATCAACCTCTTTCTCTACTGAAACTTCATCCATCTGGAGGCAGGTGAAACCATCAGTTGTTGCTTGGACTCTGTATTTTTACCCTTCTGTAAGCAAACGAAAATTGTGAAACCAGGAAAACTAACTGGGTTTAGATTTCTTTAGTAATCCAGCCACCTTCTCCACTCCATGTGATAGTGTTTGGCAACCTGTTGCAAATGAGGCAAGAGTGTTTTGAGCAGCAGCTTGCTAGACTCTTTTGTGCCCGGGAATATTTGAGAATTCATACTGCCCAAGGGGCTGGAATTTTGTGCTGGAACTCCAGGGTATCACTGAAGCAGTTTACCACTTTGGGAAGCAGCTTTTCCCTCATGAAGGCTCAGTCCTGGGGAGCATCAGACCCCTGGGCTGCTCCCCCAACACATCAGTGTGACATGTGGCTGTCCCCATCGCCTGGGGCTGACAGTGCTCACCTCAGGCACGCTGGATTGCAGTAATCTTATTTTAATGAGCATTAGGACATCAAATCATCCACTTCTGcccactgctgctgtttcacTGCACCTTTGGCCCAGAGGGATATAAGACAGTGAGAGTGTGGTTGGAAAGAGAGCAACAGCTGAGCACTGCCTGACTCTGGACAACCCACTAAAGCTGTTGGGCAGCTCTTTCCTTGTTGTTGGGGTGCTTGGAGTTAGCAGAGATGATGAAAATAAGTGGTAAAGAGGGAAGACCTTACTCTATACTGTTTAGAGGATGTAGTTTCATGATTGTATACCAAGCTGGAGTGTTATCTGCTTTGCGGGACTTGTCTCCTGACATAATGAAATCTGCACACAGGATCTATGGAGCATCTTCAGGATCTATTGTAGCTACAGCTGGATTGTGTGGATGTGATGTGGGTAAGGGCtacagatttctttttattttgtgtccAAAGAGATTGAATACCTGGGAATATTGGAGttccaaatatttttgtatcATTATCAATGGTTAATTCCTCagatttttaaacattatttccATCTTGAATAGCAGAAAACGTGTAAATTCGGCAGCATTTGGAAAAGAGTCATTGCACTTTCTTAACGGGAATTCATGGCAAGCATATTAATAAAAGAAAGAGAGGTGCTCTCCTTGATAAGGCATTTGAGAATCTTGGCAGATTCCCAAAAAAATGAGGACACATAAGATTCATTAGTAGGGCATAGATGCAGAACCAAATGGAGGAAATGTTCTAAAAAGGCTTCCTGTCCATTTTCTACCATATGtccaaaatattttactatGTCATGTGcagaaaatggggagaaagtaggaaaaaacccaaaatacttCTGCCTCATTCAATATTGAAAGTCCTTGGAAAAGTTGGGTCCACACTAGAGACCTTCAGCCGTAATGAAAAAGCACAATAGCTCTAAGCAATCATTTAGCAGCTAGATAAAATACCTCATCCCCATTCTCATGGGGAAGTGCAGCTCAAAATGTAAATAACACTATAAGGGATGTAGAAtgattgctttgctttgctttccttcagATGAGATAAAGGAGTATGTCCTCAGTCACTTGAAATTCGTTCTCTGGGGCCTGCCCCTTGGAGTAGAGGTACTTAGATTCTTAAGGGAGGCCCTAGAGAAATTCCTGCCTCCAAATGCCCACGAGCTGGTGTCTGGAAAGCTGCACATTATCCTCACCCGCCTGCACGACTGGAGATGTGTGACAGTGTCCGAGTTTGCCTCGAAGGAGGAGCTGATTCAGGTGGGAGCAGCCGCAGCCGCCCgtgagggaggagctgggagacATTTGCTGCCTGGCCATGTCCCACAGCACAAAagcacagaatggtttgggttggatgggaccttaaagctcatcaaGATCcaccctgtcatgggcagggacaccttccactgtcccaggctggtcTCAAGCCCCATCCTACCTGGCCTTGCATGCTTCCAGGAtgcccagcttctctgggcaacctgtgcagGGCCTCAACaacctcaaggtaaaaaatatcTTCCCTATATCTCAATCTCCCCCCGTGTAGTTACAAACCATCAGCCCTTGTCTCATCCTAACAGGCCCTGGTCCATTCTAGTCCATGCCATGATTTCTGTCCTTGCCACCCTCTGCATCCTGAcaagctgaaataattttcaaaaatcagCCCTTTTGATTACCGCCTCAATTATGCTGAACATGAAGAGAGCAATTTGAGGCATTTCACAGGTTCCCTTCCGTCttctctgccctggctgtgggcaTCTGACATGGTCTGGTGCCCATTAGTCCGTGGTGCCCAATAACCCAGCTGGGGGACCCTGTTCTGGCACTCACAGATGAACCACCCCTCCCAAAGGTAACAGTTTTTGGGGATCTTCACTCATTTCTGTCCTTCCTATCTCACCCACAGGCTGTGATGTGCAGTTGCTTCCTCCTACcctattttgggattttccctccAACGTTCCGTGGGGTGGTGAGTAGCTTTGTGGTCTGGAGACCCTGTCCcagctcaggcccagggcccctccagcctctctcctttctccagTGGTGGCATTCAGGACCTTTCTATCTGGGTTTGCCACCAACGTAGCTCAAGGCTGGGTTCCCCCAGTGTCTGCAGAGGGAAGAACAGGGCCCCACAATCTGACCTCACTGCAGACAGGACTGAGCTTCCTACAGGATTGTCCATCTACTCCTGCCCCCGGGGTTACCCCACATCTGTTCTGCTGCACTTTCCTCCCAGGTTCATTGCAGATTTCAGGGGGAAGGGAGTAGGGCAGGTTTGGACCTGGAGCATGGGAGCAGCAGGTGGGGCAGTTCCCTGGAAGAGGATCTGTGGAGCCCCAGAACCATGGTCTGCTGTGGGCCTGGCTGGGGAACAAGGCCCACGTTTGCCCATGTGAGCAGCACTGCTCTCCCTGCGAGGGGAAGGCTCAGGGCTCCCTGTTCTGTCTCCCAGCGCTACGTGGACGGGGAGCTGGCCATGTGGAGAGCCGACTTTGTGTCCCGCACCACCATCACCATCTCTGCCTTCGCCGGCGAATACGACATCTGCCCCAGGGATGGCCCCGCTGCCTTCCTGACGTTCCAGCTCTCTGACTCTATCTTACAGATCTCAAAAATGAACATCTGCCGCTTACAGCACATTTTTCAGGTTCCCACACATCAGgtgagcagctcctccaggtaGCCAGAGCCGTGaggcccctgcagcagcccagctgcacTGACTGCTGCCTCCCCTCACAGGTCATGGACCGCTTTTTTGTCCAGGGCTACCAGGACACGGTCTCCTTCCTAAAAAGACTGAGTAAGTGACTGGAAGTGTGGACAGGTAGGTTGGGTGCTTCCCCTACATCCTTGGTTTGCTGACACACGGTAAGAGATGCTGCCCCAGAGTGACTGGGGCAGAGAAATGCCTGTattcctggcactgccaggattCCTTGAGTCCTGGCCTCTCCTGAAGCTGCCTCCAGAGCCACactccccttttctctgccaCACTGGGCATGACAGAGCTTTCCCCAGGGAACACAGGTCCCAGGACCCCTAGGCACAAGCGCAGGCTCACGTGCCCTGCGTGGTGTTGATAAGCCCCTGATGCACAGAGCACCAATGTTTGGTGATTCCCGAGCCCTGGGCTCATCAGTATCCCTGATTTGCCCTCAGCCCAGGTCTCGCCTCACACTGCTGCAGACCTGGCAGTTGAGCAACAAGCACTGAGAGCTGGAATCTCTTCCCACCAGGGGATTTCCAGGTGAATTACTTTGAGGGCTTCACACTTTCCTTGGCCAATGAATCAAATCAGAAAGGTGATGAGACCCTGCACCTGAAGCCACGACTGAGGCTTTTTCACTCCAGAGCCACCAATCATGAGGATGACAACAAAGAGAATCCAGGAATCCTCCAGGCAGCAGATAAGGAAGAATAGGAAGCCCCACAACACCTTCTCCACCCCCAGGAAGGTAAAGAACCAGCTCTTCCTTTACCCCATCCATTTTCAAGTGACACTTGCCCAGGGCTGTCAGTGCCCAAACAGGCTCTGGGGCCGGTGAgaatggacagggatgggagaAACTTCCCTCTCACCTCAGGGGTTACAAGTGAGGCCTCACACTGAGCCCTGCTCACTCTGGATTTGGGTGAGCACTGAGGACTTCATTGGTGGCTGGGTCAGAAGGGCTCCATGGACAACGAGCTCCTTCCATGGAGAAGCCCATGTATTCACTCACCCAGTGAGGTAAGAACAGGTTCTGCCCACACATCCCTTCTTTAGGGGTGTCTCAAGGGTTCCAGCTGCCTTTGCTGTGCCAGCCAAATCCAAACTTCTCCTTAGGAACTCTGGCTGCAGCCACACAAACACAAAGTGCAAGGAAAGCATATTACAGCTGCAGGTAAACTTCTAGCTGCATCATTTTCAAGGAACACAAGGCAGTTTTAAATCCTAAACTTATCGTTTTCTGcaattctgtgaaaaataatgcCTGCTCCCATTTTAGTTTTGCATGGAAAACCAGACAATCCACAcagcatttccatttccagtTTGTTGTTAGTAAAATATATCAAGAATCATCTGATGAAAtgcaatatttatttccattttactctctattttctctttctttccttctgagTCTTTCAACAATTCAGAATTCATCAGATTACTAGAAATCACTCTGCTTTTTCAACATGGTGATTATTTAAAATGCAGCCACATAAATtagatgaaaactgaaaaattatacaGTCAGGTATATCTGGAAGGACTAGAAGAAACGAGGAATATAAATGGGAAAGACTAGGACCATTACCATTCCAGATCAAAAAACAAGAGTTTGGAAAACATAAAGTGGAATCAAGAAAGAGATTTCCT comes from the Lonchura striata isolate bLonStr1 chromosome 30, bLonStr1.mat, whole genome shotgun sequence genome and includes:
- the LOC144247670 gene encoding omega-hydroxyceramide transacylase-like, which codes for MMKISGKEGRPYSILFRGCSFMIVYQAGVLSALRDLSPDIMKSAHRIYGASSGSIVATAGLCGCDVDEIKEYVLSHLKFVLWGLPLGVEVLRFLREALEKFLPPNAHELVSGKLHIILTRLHDWRCVTVSEFASKEELIQRYVDGELAMWRADFVSRTTITISAFAGEYDICPRDGPAAFLTFQLSDSILQISKMNICRLQHIFQVPTHQVMDRFFVQGYQDTVSFLKRLRDFQVNYFEGFTLSLANESNQKGDETLHLKPRLRLFHSRATNHEDDNKENPGILQAADKEE